A single region of the Montipora capricornis isolate CH-2021 chromosome 13, ASM3666992v2, whole genome shotgun sequence genome encodes:
- the LOC138029817 gene encoding protein lin-28 homolog A-like, giving the protein MSGRQVSDGEDNETVVSGDGSPENRKRNWRNDGRRRKLNNETSSNRGKKKRCYNCDGFGHMAKVCPSKEGEMEKLQCYRCRGWGHKKSLCPTPRPRPQQKAAKQQEKQDEPAKGKNVFYIYNQ; this is encoded by the exons ATGTCAGGGAGACAAGTG TCTGATGGGGAGGACAACGAAACGG TCGTTTCTGGAGATGGTTCGCCCG AGAACAgaaagagaaactggagaaatg ATGGCAGAAGGAGAAAGCTGAATAATG AAACAAGCAGCAacagaggaaagaaaaaga GATGTTACAATTGTGATGGTTTTGGCCATATGGCCAAAGTCTGCCCAAGTAAGGAAGGAG AAATGGAAAAATTACAGTGTTATCGCTGTAGGGGGTGGGGGCACAAGAAGTCTTTGTGTCCCACCCCCAGGCCCAGGCCTCAGCAGAAGGCAGCCAAACAACAAG AAAAGCAAGATGAGCCCGCGAAGGGAAAAAATGTCTTTTATATCTATAATCAGTAA